One Mytilus trossulus isolate FHL-02 chromosome 5, PNRI_Mtr1.1.1.hap1, whole genome shotgun sequence DNA segment encodes these proteins:
- the LOC134719207 gene encoding uncharacterized protein LOC134719207, translating into METPEQPNMELENTSSTEETNETCNTTSTPKLLPGKNKQYRTPDEAFNAVRSNERRIKSMAIKQIVKNIKKLADLQTIDLSLIFCVRDEVQKRQLIKYCGHGEFLQRLKNVEPVLKQEEFVKSTSYEEFLPKVQAQAVKYSTPSKLSCGPGVSKNLAHQQKQQLEETEVIPVEHEKSITLEINSPKQKQKKKKSQPAKRKLINESEERDDSEEEDEIGEPIRLINKTNEPELIEHIEPSMSKQKRKKGKTHQKIQAAKPKLIYDSKETNETEKDVTEEVNTDVIEPVLSEPIEQIAINNQDQQGATERDDQDMPIIKAPAKRKRRNNKKIDQRTLSNDHIDQDVSQDVQNDSNSQSDHDVTAEKDTEKTWEINSYYAVAFEDRWYPGVVTAIQGDNKDWASIKYMHPSGENFKWPGKEDSALAHINAMLCRVNVNILANGRLWTVSNIGKIDNLYKSQSELQIVEIDYQ; encoded by the exons gGAAACCAATGAAACCTGCAACACCACATCAACACCTAAGCTGTTGCCAGGAAAAAATAAACAGTACAGGACTCCAGATGAAGCATTTAATGCTGTTAGGTCTAATGAGAGGAGGATTAAATCCATGGCTATCAAGCAGAtagttaaaaacataaaaaaattagcTGATCTGCAAACAATAGATCTCTCCCTTATATTTTGTGTAAGGGATGAGGTGCAGAAGAGGCAACTCATAAAATATTGTGGCCATGGAGAATTTCTCCAAAGACTTAAAAATGTTGAGCCTGTGCTGAAACAGGAGGAATTCGTCAAATCAACAAGTTATGAGGAATTCCTTCCAAAAGTACAGGCTCAAGCTGTAAAGTATTCGACACCATCCAAATTGTCATGTGGGCCTGGTGTGTCAAAAAACTTGGCACACCAACAGAAACAACAACTGGAAGAAACGGAAGTCATTCCAGTTGAACACGAAAAGTCAATTACATTAG AAATAAATTCTCCTaaacaaaagcaaaagaaaaagaaaagccAACCTGCAAAAAGAAAACTGATAAATG aatccGAAGAGAGGGATGACAGTGAGGAGGAGGATGAAATTGGGGAACCAATTAGACTAATTAATAAGACCAATGAACCTGag cTTATAGAACACATAGAGCCTTCCATGTCTAAGCAGAAAAGAAAGAAAGGCAAAACGCATCAGAAAATACAGGCTGCAAAACCCAAATTGATCTATG attcaaaagaaacaaatgaaacaGAGAAGGATGTCACTGAGGAAGTGAATACTGATGTTATTGAACCTGTG ctgTCTGAACCTATAGAGCAGATAGCCATTAACAATCAAGACCAGCAAg GTGCTACAGAAAGAGATGACCAAGATATGCCAATCATTAAAGCCCCAG cAAAAAGGAAAcgaagaaataataaaaaaatagatcaaAGAACTCTTTCCAATGACCATATAGACCAGGATGTATCACAAGACGTCCAAAAT GATTCAAATTCCCAATCAGATCACGATGTAACTGCAGAGAAAG ATACAGAAAAAACATGGGAGATAAACTCTTATTATGCAGTTGCATTTGAGGATCGATGGTATCCTGGAGTGGTGACTGCCATCCAAGGAGACAATAAGGACTGGGCATCCATAAAATATATGCACCCTAGTGGTGAAAATTTTAAATGGCCCGGCAAAGAAGACTCTGCATTAGCACATATAAATGCCATGCTCTGCAGGGTCAATGTTAATATCTTGGCAAATGGTCGTTTATGGACAGTGTCCAATATTggcaaaattgataatttatacaAAAGTCAATCAGAACTACAAATTGTTGAAATTGATTATCAATAG